One Sphingomonas sp. LHG3406-1 genomic window carries:
- the rho gene encoding transcription termination factor Rho produces the protein MHLKDLKQKTPAQLVAQAEEMGIEGASTLRKQDLLFSILKVRAETGAEIMGSGTIEVLNDGFGFLRSPEANYLAGPDDIYVTPQLVRRFGLRTGDTVEGEIRAPKDGERYFALNRVTSVNFDEPEAVRHRVNFDNLTPLYPDAKLKLDTLDPTIKDKSARVIDIVSPLGKGQRALIVAPPRTGKTVLLQNIARAITDNNPEVFLIVLLIDERPEEVTDMQRSVKGEVVSSTFDEPAQRHVQVAEMVIEKAKRLVEHKKDVVILLDSITRLGRAYNTVVPSSGKVLTGGVDANALQRPKRFFGAARNIEEGGSLSIIATALIDTGSKMDEVIFEEFKGTGNSEIVLDRKVADKRIFPALDVGKSGTRKEELLVPQNILTKMWVLRRILMQMGTIDAMQFLLDKMRDAKSNEDFFASMNQ, from the coding sequence ATGCATCTCAAGGATCTCAAGCAGAAGACCCCCGCCCAGCTGGTCGCACAGGCCGAGGAAATGGGCATCGAGGGTGCGTCGACGCTGCGCAAGCAGGACCTTCTCTTCTCCATCCTCAAGGTCCGTGCCGAGACCGGCGCCGAGATCATGGGGTCGGGCACGATCGAGGTGCTGAACGACGGCTTCGGCTTCCTCCGCAGCCCGGAGGCCAATTACCTCGCCGGGCCGGACGACATCTACGTCACGCCGCAGCTGGTCCGCCGCTTCGGATTGCGTACCGGTGACACGGTCGAAGGCGAAATCCGCGCTCCCAAGGACGGTGAGCGTTATTTCGCCCTGAACCGCGTGACCTCGGTCAACTTCGATGAGCCGGAAGCGGTTCGCCACCGGGTCAACTTCGACAATCTCACCCCGCTCTATCCGGACGCCAAGCTCAAGCTCGATACGCTCGATCCGACGATCAAGGACAAATCGGCGAGGGTGATCGATATCGTCTCGCCGCTCGGCAAGGGCCAGCGCGCGCTGATCGTCGCACCGCCGCGCACCGGCAAGACCGTTCTCCTCCAGAACATCGCCCGTGCGATTACCGATAACAATCCGGAGGTCTTCCTCATCGTTCTGCTGATCGACGAGCGGCCCGAGGAAGTGACCGACATGCAGCGCAGCGTGAAGGGCGAGGTCGTATCCTCCACCTTCGACGAGCCGGCGCAGCGTCACGTCCAGGTTGCCGAAATGGTGATCGAGAAGGCCAAGCGCCTGGTCGAGCACAAGAAGGATGTCGTCATCCTGCTCGACTCCATCACCCGCCTCGGCCGTGCCTACAACACCGTCGTGCCGTCGTCGGGCAAGGTGCTGACCGGCGGTGTCGACGCCAACGCCCTTCAGCGGCCGAAGCGCTTCTTCGGCGCCGCCCGCAACATCGAGGAGGGCGGCTCGCTGTCGATCATCGCCACTGCGCTGATCGATACCGGCTCCAAGATGGACGAAGTCATTTTCGAAGAGTTCAAGGGCACCGGCAACAGCGAAATCGTGCTCGACCGCAAGGTCGCCGACAAGCGCATCTTCCCGGCCCTCGACGTCGGCAAGAGCGGCACTCGCAAGGAAGAGCTGCTGGTCCCGCAGAACATCCTGACCAAGATGTGGGTGCTGCGCCGGATCCTCATGCAGATGGGCACGATCGATGCGATGCAGTTCCTGCTGGACAAGATGCGCGACGCGAAGAGCAACGAGGACTTCTTCGCCTCGATGAACCAGTAA
- the coaE gene encoding dephospho-CoA kinase (Dephospho-CoA kinase (CoaE) performs the final step in coenzyme A biosynthesis.) produces MKTLALTGSIGMGKSTVAKMFAARGIPVFDADATVRALQGPGGRLVPVIEQRFPGTTREGAVDREALAAAVLGKPHELAALEAIVHPAVHHERTRFIVEHGAAPALLFDIPLLFETGGEAVFDDVIVVSAPAEIQRQRVLARPGMTAEKLDHILARQTPDAEKRARADHVIDTSISLAETEAQVDAILAGLGLSKRA; encoded by the coding sequence ATGAAGACACTCGCCCTCACCGGCTCCATCGGCATGGGGAAGTCTACCGTCGCGAAGATGTTCGCCGCGCGGGGCATTCCGGTGTTCGACGCCGATGCGACGGTTCGTGCGCTGCAGGGTCCGGGCGGACGGCTGGTGCCGGTGATCGAGCAGCGCTTTCCCGGCACGACCCGCGAGGGTGCGGTCGATCGTGAGGCCCTTGCCGCCGCCGTCCTGGGCAAGCCCCACGAGCTCGCCGCGCTGGAGGCGATCGTGCACCCCGCCGTCCACCATGAGCGCACCCGCTTCATCGTCGAGCATGGCGCTGCGCCGGCGCTGCTGTTCGACATTCCCTTGTTGTTCGAGACCGGGGGCGAGGCCGTCTTCGACGACGTCATCGTCGTATCCGCGCCGGCCGAGATCCAGCGCCAGCGCGTGCTCGCCCGGCCAGGCATGACGGCCGAGAAGCTGGATCACATCCTCGCCCGCCAGACGCCCGACGCCGAGAAGCGTGCGCGGGCGGATCATGTGATCGACACCTCGATCAGCCTGGCCGAAACGGAAGCCCAAGTGGACGCGATCCTCGCTGGACTGGGACTCTCCAAGCGCGCATAG
- a CDS encoding DUF1491 family protein has translation MSEGRLATHVEVSALLARAAAEGGFGAVMRRGDAERGSLLLLLAERGAVLFTMERLLQQDGRYAWEKRVLRDSASLQQHLARAADRDPDLWILELDVPSAERFTAEMS, from the coding sequence GTGAGCGAGGGGCGGCTCGCCACCCACGTCGAGGTTTCCGCGCTGCTGGCCCGGGCCGCGGCAGAGGGCGGCTTCGGTGCCGTCATGCGCCGCGGCGACGCCGAACGTGGCAGCCTGCTTCTGCTGCTGGCAGAGCGCGGAGCGGTCCTCTTCACGATGGAACGCCTGCTCCAGCAGGATGGGCGCTACGCCTGGGAAAAGCGCGTCTTGCGTGATTCGGCCTCCTTGCAACAACATCTTGCGCGTGCCGCGGATCGAGACCCCGATCTGTGGATATTGGAACTGGACGTCCCGTCGGCAGAACGATTCACCGCTGAAATGAGCTGA
- a CDS encoding cell wall hydrolase: MVAATALAAGSVAPAQIVRAPATEQAVAAVANSEPLVTTPLSNEPLAPAEVAGSEEPGAAVVPAIDTPAVRRGASLSETVAKLRSADAGSRELECLAVGVYFESKSEPLAGQLAVGHVIANRAESRGRFPSSYCGVLTQRGQFSFVRGGRWPSVNKNSLQWKNAVAIARIVDADIHDSNVGKAMFFHARRVRPGWRLTRVASVGNHVFYR, encoded by the coding sequence ATGGTTGCCGCCACTGCGCTTGCCGCAGGTTCCGTTGCCCCCGCCCAGATTGTCCGGGCGCCCGCCACCGAACAGGCCGTTGCCGCCGTTGCCAATAGCGAACCGCTCGTGACTACCCCGCTTTCGAACGAACCGCTTGCTCCGGCCGAAGTCGCCGGCAGCGAAGAGCCTGGCGCTGCGGTTGTGCCCGCGATCGACACACCGGCCGTGCGCCGTGGTGCCAGCCTGTCCGAAACCGTTGCCAAGCTGCGCAGCGCCGATGCCGGCAGCCGCGAACTCGAATGCCTCGCCGTCGGCGTCTATTTCGAGAGCAAGAGCGAGCCGCTTGCCGGCCAGCTCGCGGTCGGCCACGTCATCGCCAACCGCGCCGAGAGCCGGGGCCGCTTTCCGTCCAGCTATTGCGGCGTGCTGACGCAGCGCGGCCAGTTCAGCTTCGTCCGCGGCGGCCGCTGGCCGTCGGTCAACAAGAACAGCCTGCAGTGGAAGAATGCGGTTGCCATCGCCCGCATCGTCGATGCGGACATTCACGACAGCAATGTCGGCAAGGCCATGTTCTTCCACGCCCGCCGCGTCCGCCCGGGCTGGCGCCTGACTCGCGTGGCGTCTGTCGGTAATCACGTCTTCTACCGCTAG
- a CDS encoding PaaI family thioesterase codes for MSRTLPDGETPVSGAEAHFRALEALYASAPINALFRSELTLANAGEAIIRFTVEPQNFHAAGAAHGTLYFKMLDDAAFYAANSLVSDRFLLTTAFNLHFTKPMREGPAFAEGRWISGKRRVFVAEARIVDSSGEECARGTGTFLRSHIALAGLSGYRAR; via the coding sequence ATGAGCCGCACGCTGCCTGACGGGGAGACGCCGGTCAGCGGCGCCGAAGCGCATTTCCGCGCGCTCGAGGCACTCTATGCCTCGGCGCCGATCAATGCCCTGTTCCGGTCCGAGCTGACGCTGGCCAACGCTGGCGAGGCGATCATCCGCTTCACGGTGGAGCCGCAGAACTTCCATGCCGCCGGGGCAGCGCACGGGACGCTCTATTTCAAGATGCTCGACGACGCCGCCTTCTATGCGGCCAACAGCCTGGTCAGCGACCGCTTCCTGCTGACGACGGCCTTCAACCTGCACTTCACCAAACCGATGCGCGAAGGTCCGGCATTTGCCGAGGGGCGCTGGATTTCGGGCAAGCGGCGGGTGTTCGTTGCCGAGGCGCGGATCGTCGATTCGAGTGGCGAGGAATGCGCGCGCGGAACAGGTACGTTCCTCCGCTCTCACATCGCTCTGGCGGGGCTGTCAGGTTACCGCGCCAGGTGA
- a CDS encoding CopD family protein → MLDAYIGILGNAYPWVKAAHVTFVIFWVAGLFLLPRFYVYHHATAAGSAEDRAWIDRERRTRSIILGPAMGIVWILGLALAFHLGAWTQGWFHGKLALVVLLTGYQGWLGAYGRKLARGDRPLENRTLRIMNEVPGIMTALIVVLVIVKPF, encoded by the coding sequence ATGCTCGACGCCTACATCGGCATTCTCGGCAATGCCTATCCCTGGGTGAAGGCGGCGCACGTCACCTTCGTCATCTTCTGGGTCGCCGGACTGTTTCTGCTGCCGCGCTTCTACGTCTATCATCACGCGACCGCGGCCGGATCGGCCGAGGACCGCGCATGGATCGACCGCGAGCGCCGCACCCGCTCGATCATCCTCGGGCCCGCCATGGGTATCGTCTGGATCCTCGGCCTCGCGCTTGCCTTCCATCTCGGCGCCTGGACCCAGGGTTGGTTTCACGGCAAGCTGGCGCTGGTCGTGCTGCTGACCGGCTACCAGGGATGGCTTGGCGCCTACGGCCGCAAGCTCGCGCGCGGCGATCGCCCGCTCGAGAACCGCACCCTGCGTATCATGAACGAGGTTCCCGGCATCATGACCGCGCTCATCGTCGTGCTGGTGATCGTCAAACCGTTCTGA
- the raiA gene encoding ribosome-associated translation inhibitor RaiA, with translation MDIRVAGHQVETGAALQTHVTERLEALTGRYFSRATAANVTFGKGPHDNGFTCDIVAPVVNGVVLKASNRGYDAHQAFEGAADKIERQLKRYKSRLRDRKGAEAMGGAGYDASAAYVVFAPPPSEEEPAPEHPPVIAETRVDIPEASVSDAVMMLDLRNTNALMFRNSKTGAFNMVYRRDDGSIGWVEPKDR, from the coding sequence ATGGACATCAGGGTGGCAGGTCACCAGGTCGAGACCGGGGCGGCGCTTCAAACCCATGTCACCGAGCGGCTGGAGGCGCTGACCGGGCGCTACTTCAGCCGCGCCACCGCTGCCAATGTCACCTTCGGCAAGGGTCCGCACGACAATGGCTTCACCTGCGACATCGTCGCGCCGGTGGTGAACGGAGTCGTGCTCAAGGCAAGCAACAGGGGCTATGATGCCCACCAGGCATTCGAAGGCGCGGCCGACAAGATCGAGCGGCAGCTGAAGCGCTACAAGTCGCGGTTGCGCGATCGCAAGGGGGCCGAGGCGATGGGCGGCGCCGGCTATGACGCCTCCGCCGCCTATGTCGTGTTCGCGCCTCCGCCGAGCGAGGAGGAGCCCGCGCCCGAGCATCCGCCGGTGATCGCCGAGACCCGCGTCGACATCCCCGAGGCGAGCGTGTCCGATGCCGTGATGATGCTCGATCTTCGCAACACCAACGCGCTCATGTTCCGCAACAGCAAGACCGGTGCCTTCAACATGGTCTATCGACGGGACGACGGAAGCATCGGCTGGGTCGAACCCAAAGATCGCTAG
- the hemE gene encoding uroporphyrinogen decarboxylase has protein sequence MADQPSDQTTDKPLLAVLRGERRDPPPVWMMRQAGRYLPEYRALRAEKGGFLDMVYDPPAAAEITLQPLRRFALDAAILFSDILIVPHALGQNLSFVAGEGPRLAPPLSGAELAEFEPAPERFELIYETVRQVKAQLSPETTFLGFAGSPWTVATYMVAGEGSREQAEARQLAYRDPGKFGAIIAAIEESTIGYLVGQADAGVDAVQLFDSWSGSLAPTEFERWVIAPTARIVAKLRALRPDLTIIGFPKGAGGKLPAYARETGVDALGLDETVDPLWAHASLPDGMPVQGNLDPLALIAGGPALEKAVRVILSALEERPHVFNLGHGIQQTTPIEHVQQLFRLLGKAV, from the coding sequence GTGGCCGACCAGCCTTCGGATCAGACGACCGACAAGCCGCTCCTGGCCGTGCTCAGGGGCGAACGGCGCGACCCACCGCCCGTCTGGATGATGCGTCAGGCCGGGCGCTATCTTCCCGAATATCGTGCGCTGAGGGCCGAAAAAGGCGGCTTCCTCGACATGGTCTATGATCCGCCCGCCGCGGCCGAGATCACGCTTCAGCCACTCCGCCGCTTTGCGCTCGATGCGGCCATCCTCTTTTCCGATATCCTGATCGTCCCGCATGCGCTGGGGCAGAACCTCAGCTTTGTCGCAGGTGAGGGTCCCCGTCTCGCGCCGCCGCTGAGCGGAGCCGAGCTGGCCGAGTTCGAGCCCGCACCCGAGCGGTTCGAGCTGATCTACGAGACCGTTCGCCAGGTGAAGGCACAGCTGTCGCCCGAGACGACTTTCCTGGGCTTCGCGGGATCGCCCTGGACAGTCGCCACCTACATGGTGGCCGGTGAAGGCAGCCGCGAACAGGCCGAGGCCCGCCAACTCGCCTATCGCGATCCGGGAAAGTTCGGCGCCATCATCGCGGCCATTGAGGAATCGACCATCGGCTATCTCGTCGGCCAGGCCGACGCGGGGGTTGATGCGGTGCAGTTGTTCGACAGCTGGTCGGGCAGCCTCGCCCCAACCGAATTCGAACGCTGGGTCATCGCGCCCACCGCGCGGATCGTCGCGAAGCTGCGCGCGCTCCGGCCGGACCTGACCATCATCGGCTTCCCCAAGGGGGCGGGCGGCAAGCTCCCCGCGTATGCCCGCGAGACGGGCGTGGACGCGCTCGGGCTCGACGAGACGGTCGACCCCCTATGGGCACATGCCAGCCTGCCCGACGGCATGCCGGTCCAGGGAAATCTCGATCCGCTGGCACTGATCGCCGGCGGCCCGGCGCTGGAGAAGGCGGTTCGCGTTATTCTTTCTGCCCTCGAGGAGCGACCGCACGTGTTCAATCTCGGCCATGGCATCCAACAGACGACGCCGATCGAGCACGTCCAGCAGCTCTTCCGCCTGCTTGGAAAGGCCGTCTGA
- a CDS encoding YjbE family putative metal transport protein (Members of this highly hydrophobic protein family,regularly are found preceded by the yybP-ykoY manganese riboswitch (see RF00080). A metal cation transport function is proposed.), translated as MLELITTTLAAAAGLGGPAEIWASIVKDFSNITEPAAFAAFLQVLAIDLVLAGDNAIVVGALAAGLPPEQRKKVILIGVAAALVLRILFALIVTQLLQIVGLILVGGLLLLWVAWKMWRELRHTADNAGSPEIEGDEHSGLRPAKSFAGAAWAVAVADVSMSLDNVLAVAGAARDHPGILIVGLIFAVALMGLAANLIARYIERYRWIAYVGLAVILYVAVKMIYDGWIDPQVGLGRLFV; from the coding sequence TTGCTTGAACTGATTACGACGACCCTTGCCGCCGCTGCCGGCCTCGGTGGCCCTGCCGAAATCTGGGCCTCGATCGTGAAGGATTTCAGCAACATCACCGAGCCGGCCGCATTTGCGGCCTTTCTCCAGGTGCTCGCAATCGATCTCGTTCTCGCAGGCGACAATGCGATCGTCGTGGGTGCGCTTGCTGCCGGTCTGCCGCCGGAGCAGCGCAAAAAGGTCATCCTGATCGGCGTCGCCGCCGCTCTGGTCCTGCGAATCCTGTTCGCGCTCATCGTCACGCAGCTGCTGCAGATCGTTGGCCTCATCCTGGTCGGCGGCCTGCTGCTGCTGTGGGTGGCTTGGAAGATGTGGCGTGAGCTTCGGCACACGGCGGACAATGCCGGCAGCCCGGAGATCGAGGGCGACGAACATAGCGGCCTGCGGCCGGCCAAGAGCTTCGCGGGAGCCGCCTGGGCCGTAGCCGTCGCCGACGTCAGCATGAGCCTGGACAATGTCCTGGCGGTCGCCGGCGCGGCGCGCGACCACCCGGGAATCCTCATCGTCGGCCTGATCTTCGCTGTCGCCCTCATGGGCCTCGCGGCCAACCTCATCGCCCGCTACATCGAGCGCTATCGCTGGATCGCCTATGTCGGTCTTGCAGTCATCCTCTATGTCGCCGTGAAGATGATCTACGACGGCTGGATCGATCCGCAGGTGGGCCTCGGCCGCCTGTTCGTCTGA
- a CDS encoding shikimate dehydrogenase yields MIGDPVGHSRSPLIHRFWLGKLGLAYDYRATRVTAGDLPHYLEQRRSDPLWCGCNVTMPLKVEALRYLDEQSAEVGLVGAANTITRVGAEGRLSGHNTDLNGVSDPLRPWIEGDRISSATVIGTGGAAAAAMVALLRRPAPLHVTSVGRTKERALAFRRRFDPVDAEYASVEVGDLAQSRSKEQHLSLLVNASPLGMRGHPPLQVDLGGMAPGSVVFDMVYDPLETDLLRQARERGLVAVGGLTMLVAQAAAAFAHLFGEEAPRDHDAELRELLTA; encoded by the coding sequence GTGATCGGCGATCCCGTCGGCCACAGCCGGTCGCCGCTGATCCATCGCTTCTGGCTGGGCAAGCTGGGCCTCGCCTACGACTATCGCGCGACCCGCGTGACGGCGGGAGACCTGCCGCACTATCTCGAACAACGGCGGAGCGACCCGCTTTGGTGCGGCTGCAATGTCACCATGCCGCTCAAGGTCGAGGCATTGCGATACCTTGACGAACAATCTGCCGAGGTGGGGTTGGTCGGTGCGGCCAATACCATCACGCGTGTCGGCGCTGAGGGGCGGCTCAGTGGGCACAATACGGACCTGAACGGCGTATCCGACCCGCTGCGGCCATGGATCGAGGGCGATCGCATCTCCTCGGCGACGGTGATCGGCACCGGCGGTGCAGCAGCAGCAGCGATGGTCGCCCTCCTGCGCCGCCCTGCGCCGCTTCACGTGACCAGTGTCGGGCGGACCAAAGAGCGTGCGCTGGCCTTCCGGCGTCGGTTCGATCCCGTCGATGCCGAATATGCGTCGGTCGAAGTCGGCGATCTCGCCCAGTCCAGATCGAAGGAGCAGCACTTATCCCTGCTGGTGAATGCCTCCCCGCTCGGCATGCGTGGCCATCCGCCGCTGCAGGTCGATCTCGGGGGGATGGCGCCGGGATCGGTCGTCTTCGACATGGTCTATGACCCGCTCGAGACGGACCTCCTGCGGCAGGCGCGCGAGCGGGGGCTGGTGGCGGTGGGCGGCCTCACGATGCTCGTGGCTCAGGCCGCCGCGGCGTTCGCGCATCTATTTGGTGAAGAAGCGCCGCGCGACCATGATGCCGAACTCCGGGAGCTTCTTACCGCATGA
- a CDS encoding MmcB family DNA repair protein: MSSAPESLSASSCFQDLPLQAVEVARGVTRLFCRRDLFAICEVPLPNGRRADLMGIDPKGQLTIVEIKVSKADLTGDAKWTDYLDYCDNFFWAVPPHLSALLEEERFLPETAGVIVADRYDAAVVREAPHRPLAPARRKAELLRFARRAARRLSAQIDPTLGWGQ, translated from the coding sequence GTGTCCAGCGCGCCCGAGTCTCTCTCCGCTTCTTCCTGTTTTCAGGACCTTCCACTCCAAGCGGTGGAGGTTGCGCGCGGCGTGACCCGCTTATTCTGCCGGCGTGACCTGTTCGCAATATGCGAAGTCCCGCTGCCGAATGGGCGGCGCGCCGACCTGATGGGGATCGATCCCAAGGGCCAGCTCACCATCGTCGAGATCAAGGTCAGCAAGGCCGACCTCACCGGCGATGCCAAGTGGACCGACTATCTCGATTATTGCGACAATTTCTTCTGGGCCGTGCCGCCGCACCTGTCGGCGCTGCTGGAGGAAGAGCGCTTCCTGCCCGAGACGGCCGGCGTGATCGTCGCCGACCGCTACGATGCGGCGGTCGTGCGGGAAGCGCCGCATCGGCCGCTGGCACCGGCGAGGCGAAAGGCCGAGCTGCTGCGCTTCGCCCGTCGCGCCGCGCGCCGCCTCAGCGCGCAGATCGATCCGACCCTGGGTTGGGGACAGTAA
- a CDS encoding PTS sugar transporter subunit IIA, producing MQLSTFLDFDAIRPQLAVANKRALFHSLGQIAGQRLQMDTNELMASLAERERLGSTGFGNGVAIPHGKVEGLKRIFGLVAQLAEPIDYKAIDAAPVDLVFLLLSPPDAGADHLKALAAISRVVRHAPTLERLRGANSRDALAAVLIGVDEPHAA from the coding sequence ATGCAGCTTTCCACCTTTCTCGATTTCGACGCCATTCGTCCACAGCTTGCGGTCGCGAACAAGCGCGCCCTGTTCCACAGCCTCGGCCAGATCGCCGGGCAGCGGCTGCAGATGGATACGAACGAGCTGATGGCATCGCTCGCCGAGCGCGAGCGGCTGGGATCGACCGGATTCGGCAATGGTGTCGCTATTCCGCACGGCAAGGTCGAGGGGCTGAAGCGGATCTTTGGGCTGGTCGCCCAGCTTGCCGAGCCGATCGACTACAAGGCAATCGATGCGGCGCCGGTAGACCTCGTCTTCCTCCTGTTGTCGCCGCCGGACGCCGGCGCTGACCATCTTAAGGCGCTGGCAGCGATCAGCCGAGTGGTACGCCATGCGCCGACCCTGGAGAGGCTTCGCGGGGCCAATAGCCGCGATGCGCTGGCGGCGGTGCTGATTGGGGTCGATGAGCCGCACGCTGCCTGA
- the dnaQ gene encoding DNA polymerase III subunit epsilon has protein sequence MREIVFDTETTGVNPTTGDRMVEIGCVELVNRCPTGREYHAYFNPERSMPSEAEAVHGLSTIFLSDKPLFGDKCEELLDFVGDAPLIAHNATFDFGFLNHELERCGRDPVCLSRMICTLVLARSKHPGAKHSLDALCTRFGVDRTARVKHGALLDAQLLAQVYVELTGGRQIGFSLLADASSAADIAVQATSIARPAARPVRTPRPHAPSLDELEAHAQFMSRIKDPVWASIPAS, from the coding sequence ATGCGTGAGATCGTGTTCGATACGGAAACCACCGGCGTCAATCCGACGACGGGCGACCGGATGGTCGAGATCGGCTGCGTCGAGCTGGTCAATCGCTGCCCGACCGGCCGCGAATATCACGCCTATTTCAATCCCGAGCGCAGCATGCCGAGCGAGGCGGAAGCAGTGCACGGGCTCAGCACCATCTTCCTGTCCGACAAGCCCCTGTTCGGTGACAAGTGCGAGGAGTTGCTCGACTTCGTCGGCGATGCGCCGCTGATCGCGCACAATGCCACCTTCGATTTCGGATTCCTCAACCACGAGCTGGAGCGGTGTGGGCGCGATCCCGTCTGCCTCAGCCGCATGATCTGCACCTTGGTGCTGGCGCGCTCGAAGCACCCCGGCGCCAAGCACAGCCTCGACGCGCTCTGCACCCGCTTCGGCGTCGATCGCACGGCGCGCGTCAAGCATGGCGCGCTGCTCGACGCGCAGTTGCTGGCGCAGGTCTATGTCGAGCTGACCGGCGGCCGGCAGATCGGCTTCTCGCTACTCGCCGATGCCTCTTCTGCCGCCGATATCGCGGTGCAGGCGACCAGCATTGCTCGGCCTGCCGCAAGGCCGGTCCGCACGCCGCGTCCGCATGCTCCGTCGCTTGACGAGCTTGAGGCGCATGCCCAGTTCATGAGCAGGATCAAGGACCCGGTCTGGGCATCGATCCCGGCTTCCTAG
- a CDS encoding Maf family protein: protein MELVLASTSPIRGTMLANAGVPYAAEAPGVDEAAIKAGFDGNDAGLTLALAEAKALAVAVRRQQALVIGSDSLISVDGRRFDKPAGRETAAEHLRFFSGKTMVLTSAVVLATGSEIIWRHAGEARLRVRVLSDAFIEQYLESDWPEVSYCVGVFRLEGPGIQLFEAIEGDHFTILGMPLLPLLGALRAKGVLTA, encoded by the coding sequence ATGGAACTGGTGCTCGCCTCGACCTCGCCGATCCGCGGCACGATGCTGGCCAATGCCGGCGTACCTTATGCGGCCGAGGCGCCTGGCGTGGACGAGGCTGCGATCAAGGCGGGATTCGACGGCAACGATGCCGGACTGACGCTTGCGCTGGCGGAAGCGAAAGCGCTGGCGGTCGCGGTGCGGCGACAGCAAGCCCTGGTGATCGGCAGCGACAGCCTGATCAGCGTGGACGGTCGCCGGTTCGACAAACCCGCGGGTCGCGAGACGGCGGCCGAGCATCTGCGTTTCTTCTCGGGAAAGACGATGGTCCTGACCAGCGCCGTCGTCCTCGCCACAGGAAGCGAGATAATCTGGCGGCACGCGGGCGAGGCGCGGCTTCGCGTGCGCGTGCTCAGCGACGCCTTCATCGAGCAATATCTGGAAAGCGACTGGCCCGAGGTCAGCTATTGCGTCGGTGTCTTCCGGCTGGAGGGACCCGGCATCCAGCTGTTCGAGGCAATTGAGGGCGATCACTTCACCATCCTCGGCATGCCCTTGTTGCCTCTGCTCGGAGCGCTGCGTGCGAAAGGCGTGTTGACGGCATGA